A genomic segment from Pectinophora gossypiella chromosome 27, ilPecGoss1.1, whole genome shotgun sequence encodes:
- the LOC126378877 gene encoding oocyte zinc finger protein XlCOF6-like — MSTNNRKGPIIDPGLCRCCGATKKCRLLNVEYEWLGQKEVYSDLFVDTFGLMLSHLDADPEDRLICATCVTRLRDASAFRRQVLQCEEKLLQDSITLDTAGESDSKIKRETDLKEEINDRDDDRYDDGIAHDDDGNDSDDTVLAKIKSEPRVTRSKKVKKEKKSKVKRKMKVKVKKASKEEMKDRKEMLAAMQMMEKKLKRMQEIEQPIKIRQRYQDSEHQSFQNTVTIVESSFVCPFDTSFSDYFCFYCREVYTDPEKLRLHTMTHDPKTFKDYVTNKKMVQIDIDRLDCRLCPEMITSLDYLKEHLTNTHGKTIYPLSNEFLKFKLTTHNLTCTECGASFSFFHALKKHMAEHFGTCICDICGAHYFEERMLLLHQKTHQRIEESYPCSSCEKVFKSKHSRYLHEARTHKKEPAYQCPKCDEVLFSYSLRYRHMIEVHNEQRMFTCAHCERTYDSRKSLREHTRRYHLKVFKHQCDLCDKRFYIPSRLKEHMATHTGERNFRCEFCGKSYPRMRGLKVHMQSHSSEKKFRCMLCNASFTQNVNLKNHVKRQHQGLDLEEYHE; from the exons ATGAGCACAAATAACCGTAAGGGACCCATCATAGACCCTGGCCTCTGTCGTTGTTGTGGAGCAACGAAGAAATGTCGTCTTCTCAACGTGGAATATGAGTGGCTTGGCCAAAAAGAAGTGTACTCGGATTTATTCGTCGATACTTTTGGTTTAATG TTATCCCACCTGGATGCAGACCCGGAAGACAGGCTGATCTGCGCGACGTGCGTGACCCGGCTGCGAGACGCCAGCGCCTTCCGGCGGCAGGTGCTACAGTGCGAGGAGAAACTGCTGCAAGACAGCATCACACTTGATACTGCAG GCGAGTCAGACAGCAAGATCAAACGGGAGACAGACCTGAAGGAGGAGATCAACGACCGTGATGATGATCGCTACGATGATGGGATTGcgcatgatgatgatggtaatg ATTCGGACGACACAGTATTAGCGAAGATAAAATCCGAGCCACGCGTGACGAGGTCCAAGAaagtcaaaaaagaaaagaaatcgaAAGTCAAAAGAAAGATGAAGGTTAAGGTGAAGAAAGCCTCCAAAGAAGAGATGAAGGACAGGAAAGAGATGCTCGCGGCCATGCAGATGATGGAGAAGAAACTGAAGAGGATGCAGGAGATTG AGCAACCAATAAAGATCCGTCAACGCTACCAGGACAGCGAGCACCAGAGCTTCCAGAACACCGTCACTATAGTCGAGAGTTCCTTCGTCTGTCCGTTCGACACATCTTTCAGCGACTACTTCTGTTTCTACTGCAGGGAGGTGTACACTGACCCTGAAAAACTACGACTGCATACCATGACCCACGACCCTAAAACCTTCAAAgactatgtcactaacaaaaAGATGGTCCAAATAGACATAGATAGGTTAGACTGTAGATTATGCCCAGAAATGATAACTAGCTTAGATTATTTGAAGGAACATCTAACAAACACGCACGGGAAAACCATATATCCGTTATCGAATGAGTTCCtaaaattcaaactcacaacACACAACCTAACCTGCACGGAATGCGGCGCGAGCTTCAGTTTTTTTCACGCGTTAAAAAAACACATGGCCGAGCATTTTGGCACGTGCATCTGCGACATATGTGGAGCGCATTACTTCGAAGAAAGAATGCTTTTGCTTCACCAGAAAACCCACCAGAGAATCGAGGAAAGTTACCCCTGTAGTAGCTGCGAGAAGGTCTTCAAATCTAAACACAGTAGGTACTTGCACGAAGCTAGGACGCATAAGAAGGAGCCGGCTTACCAGTGCCCCAAATGTGACGAGGTGCTGTTCTCTTACAGTCTAAGATACAGGCATATGATCGAAGTTCATAACGAGCAGAGGATGTTCACGTGCGCGCATTGCGAGCGGACTTATGACAGTAGGAAGTCTCTCCGGGAACACACGAGGCGGTATCACCTTAAGGTCTTTAAACACCAATGCGATTTGTGCGACAAACGATTCTATATCCCGTCGAGGTTGAAGGAACATATGGCTACTCATACGGGGGAGAGGAACTTCCGATGCGAATTCTGTGGGAAGTCGTATCCTAGAATGAGGGGGTTGAAAGTTCACATGCAATCGCACAGCAGTGAGAAAAAGTTCAGGTGCATGCTCTGCAACGCCTCGTTTACACAGAATGTCAACTTGAAGAATCACGTGAAAAGGCAGCACCAAGGTTTGGATTTGGAGGAGTATCATGAGTAA